AATAACGGGCTCTTCGTTGTAATGCTGAAGTGAACCATTGGAATGGTGTATGAAATAAAACAAGATTCTGAAACCAAACTCCAGACAATCCTTGTCTAAATATCTCTGATGTTACAGCCGTTGCTTGACCAGCATCTGTTATGGTACCAAGATTTAAAAAAATTGATATAAACTTACCGAATGATCTGCCACCTTGATAGAAATCTTGAGTGTTTGAGATTTTTTTTCTCCCCCATAAACCAATTAAAATTACTATTATAAAATAGATGAAAATTACAACCCAATCTATTAAATGAAGCCCAAGCATATTTTTTAAAGTAAAGTTGTTATCAAATATTTAATCTTATTTATTTTTTCTTAAAATTACAAATTTGATTCGATTATTTATAGAAATAAATCAATACAAAAAAGACTTTATTAATTTTGAGGTTTAATACTATTTTAGCTATTCAAAAAAATTTATGGAAAATAGAATACTTCATATTATGTGGAATATGGAATTAGGTGGTGGGGCTGAAAGAGCTTTGTATCAACTAGTTCGAGAGCAAAGATCAAAGGGTATTAATGCAGATATTCTACTTGCTCACTCAGGCGGATATTATGCAGAAAAATCTAAAGAAACTGGTGCAGTTGTTTTTGAATTACACCAAAGAAATAATTTGGACTTAAGTGTTAGGATAAAATTTCTAGAAATTCTTGAAAATTATTCTTCTGTACATTTTCATAGTGCCGAACTTGGCTTAATCTATTTATCTACAAAATCTAAACATATTAAAAGGTATTATACTCATAGAAGTGGATGGTTCAATTACCCCTTAAAAAAATTATTTAGATATAAGACTATAGGTTATTTTTTAAGAAAATACTTCAATGGTATTTCGGGAAATACTAGGCAGGGAGCTGAGTCAGCAGAAAAACTTTTTAACTTTGCTAAAGATAAAGTGATAACTACCTATAATGGAATTGACTTTTCATTATTAAAACCAAAGCTTAATTTTGATGTCATGTTAAATGAATTAAAGTTAGATAATTCAAACAAGGTAATAATTGGTACAAGTGCTAATTTACGTGATTGGAAAAGAATTGATTTATTGATTAAATCTTGTGAAAAACTTAAATCTAAAAATATTCATTGTTTAATTATTGGTGATGGAGAAAATAAGAATGAACTACAAAAACTTTGTGATACTTTGGGCTTAAATGATATTATAACTTTTACAGGAAGAACTGATTGCGTAGGCAATTACTTGCAGCTTCTAGACATATTTGTTCAGCCTTCTGGACCAGAGGAGTCATTCGGAAATTCTGTTGTTGAAGCTATGGGGTTTGGGATTGCAAGCATAATTATGGAAGATGGAGGGGGCATGTTAGAGCATATAGAAAATGGTGTTAGTGGATATGTTGCAAAGGATTTAAACAACCTTATTGATTGCATTAAAAATTTAATTGATGATGCTGAATTAAGAGTTAAAATTGCTGAATCTGGTAAGGAAAGAGTCCATCAAAAGTACTCACTTTCTGGGTTAGTCGATAGGTATTCAAAATTATACAATATCAAATAACATATAAAAAAACATGAGCCAAATTTACTTAGGCAACATGTCCTTTTTTTATAATTATTATGTCTTATAAAGTATTCTAAGAATTATATAACTTTAAAACTAATCAATTTTATAAAATATACCTTACTCACTTAATCGATTTGTTATTTCCAATTGTATGAATTGATTTGGGAATTTGAGTAATAAAATTAGCTCTTGATTCTTGGTTTGATAAATTAGAATTCGACATTGTAAAAGTAGTTTCAGGTAAACTTCTACAAATTGTTAATGTAATAATTGGTGCGATAAAAGATGACAATGCAATTAGCACTTCATAAAGAATCCTGTTCTTCATTTGATTAA
Above is a window of Chlorobiota bacterium DNA encoding:
- a CDS encoding glycosyltransferase family 4 protein, which codes for MENRILHIMWNMELGGGAERALYQLVREQRSKGINADILLAHSGGYYAEKSKETGAVVFELHQRNNLDLSVRIKFLEILENYSSVHFHSAELGLIYLSTKSKHIKRYYTHRSGWFNYPLKKLFRYKTIGYFLRKYFNGISGNTRQGAESAEKLFNFAKDKVITTYNGIDFSLLKPKLNFDVMLNELKLDNSNKVIIGTSANLRDWKRIDLLIKSCEKLKSKNIHCLIIGDGENKNELQKLCDTLGLNDIITFTGRTDCVGNYLQLLDIFVQPSGPEESFGNSVVEAMGFGIASIIMEDGGGMLEHIENGVSGYVAKDLNNLIDCIKNLIDDAELRVKIAESGKERVHQKYSLSGLVDRYSKLYNIK